One stretch of Methylopila sp. 73B DNA includes these proteins:
- a CDS encoding VOC family protein has protein sequence MVDAASASPTLPDGLRLGVAELAVSDLGRSVAFYEDVVGLRTLDREARVATLGGTGGSAVLRLAETPGARPKPKDAPGLFHVAILLPERRDLAVVLARLARDRLRIGASDHLVSEALYLDDPDGNGLEIYRDRPKAEWPYRNGALRMATEPMAAQEVLAELSPGVDLDAAMPAGTVVGHVHLQVGDLAAARSFWIDAVGFALTTTYPGALFMSAGATTTTWPRTSGRRAGAGRRPRARPDCGRSRRSCRTQTRSTPSPPAWRRAAFAASATSAA, from the coding sequence ATGGTCGACGCCGCATCCGCTTCACCCACCCTTCCCGACGGCTTGCGCCTCGGCGTCGCCGAACTCGCCGTCTCCGATCTCGGACGTTCGGTCGCCTTCTATGAAGACGTGGTCGGGCTTCGAACGCTCGACCGCGAAGCGCGGGTCGCAACGCTCGGCGGGACCGGCGGCTCGGCTGTCCTCCGCTTGGCGGAGACGCCGGGGGCCCGACCGAAGCCCAAGGACGCCCCCGGTCTGTTCCACGTCGCGATCCTGCTGCCGGAGCGGCGCGACCTCGCCGTCGTGCTCGCGCGGCTCGCCCGCGACCGCCTGCGGATCGGCGCGTCGGACCATCTGGTGAGCGAGGCGCTCTACCTCGACGACCCCGACGGCAACGGGCTCGAAATCTACCGCGACCGTCCCAAGGCCGAATGGCCCTACCGCAACGGCGCGCTCAGGATGGCGACCGAGCCGATGGCTGCGCAGGAGGTGCTCGCCGAGCTCTCGCCCGGCGTCGATCTCGACGCCGCGATGCCGGCGGGAACCGTCGTCGGCCACGTCCATCTCCAGGTCGGGGATCTCGCGGCCGCGCGCAGCTTCTGGATCGACGCCGTCGGCTTCGCCCTCACCACGACCTATCCCGGCGCGCTGTTCATGAGCGCGGGCGCTACCACCACCACGTGGCCGCGAACGTCTGGTCGTCGCGCGGGCGCGGGCCGGCGCCCGAGGGCTCGGCCGGACTGCGGTCGTTCGAGGCGATCCTGCCGGACGCAAACGCGCTCGACCCCGTCGCCGCCCGCCTGGAGGCGCGCGGCGTTCGCAGCCTCCGCGACGAGCGCGGCCTGA
- a CDS encoding adenylosuccinate synthase, translated as MANVVVVGAQWGDEGKGKIVDWLSEKADVVVRFQGGHNAGHTLVIDGVTYKLSLLPSGVVRKNKLSIIGNGVVVDPHALADEIGRLQGQGVELTPDNLKVADNATLILSVHRELDALREDSSEGTRIGTTKRGIGPAYEDKVGRRAIRVRDLANLPTLKPKIERLLSHHNALRRGFNLPELTVDAIYDELASAAPKVLPYVAATWELLEQRRRAGDRILFEGAQGALLDVDHGTYPFVTSSNTCAGQAATGSGLGPRAIGYVLGIAKAYTTRVGEGPFPTELTDEIGRRLGERGHEFGTVTGRPRRCGWFDAVALRQTASVSGIDGIALTKLDVLDGFDEIKVCVGYELDGGQINRLPASQGSQARVKPIYETIEGWKGTTAGARSWADLPAQAIKYVRRIEELIECPVALVSTSPERSDTILVADPFED; from the coding sequence ATGGCGAACGTCGTCGTGGTCGGCGCCCAGTGGGGCGACGAAGGCAAGGGCAAGATCGTCGACTGGCTGTCGGAGAAGGCGGACGTCGTGGTCCGCTTCCAGGGCGGCCACAACGCGGGCCACACCCTCGTCATCGACGGCGTGACCTACAAGCTCAGCCTGCTGCCCTCCGGCGTGGTGCGGAAGAACAAGCTCTCGATCATCGGCAACGGCGTGGTGGTCGATCCGCACGCGCTGGCCGACGAGATCGGCCGCCTGCAGGGGCAGGGCGTCGAGCTGACGCCCGACAACCTCAAGGTCGCGGACAACGCCACGCTGATCCTGTCGGTGCACCGCGAGCTCGACGCCCTGCGCGAGGACTCCAGCGAAGGCACCCGCATCGGCACCACCAAGCGGGGCATCGGCCCGGCTTATGAGGACAAGGTCGGCCGCCGCGCCATCCGCGTGCGCGACCTCGCCAACCTGCCGACCCTGAAGCCCAAGATCGAGCGACTGCTCAGCCACCACAACGCGCTGCGCCGGGGCTTCAACCTGCCAGAGCTCACCGTCGACGCGATCTACGACGAGCTGGCTTCGGCGGCTCCGAAGGTGCTGCCCTACGTCGCCGCGACCTGGGAGCTGCTGGAGCAGCGCCGCCGCGCCGGCGACCGCATCCTGTTCGAGGGCGCGCAGGGCGCGCTGCTCGACGTCGACCACGGCACCTACCCGTTCGTCACCTCGTCCAACACCTGCGCCGGCCAGGCCGCGACCGGTTCGGGCCTCGGGCCGCGCGCCATCGGCTACGTGCTCGGCATCGCCAAGGCCTACACCACCCGCGTGGGCGAAGGCCCGTTCCCGACCGAGCTGACGGACGAGATCGGCCGCAGGCTCGGCGAGCGCGGTCACGAGTTCGGCACCGTCACCGGCCGTCCGCGCCGCTGCGGCTGGTTCGACGCGGTGGCGCTGCGCCAGACCGCGAGCGTGTCCGGCATCGACGGCATCGCGCTCACCAAGCTCGACGTGCTCGACGGTTTCGACGAGATCAAGGTCTGCGTCGGCTACGAGCTCGACGGCGGCCAGATCAACCGCCTGCCGGCGAGCCAAGGGTCTCAGGCGCGCGTGAAGCCGATCTACGAAACCATCGAAGGCTGGAAGGGCACGACCGCGGGCGCCCGCTCCTGGGCCGACCTGCCGGCGCAGGCCATCAAGTACGTGCGACGAATCGAGGAGCTGATCGAGTGCCCCGTGGCGCTGGTGTCCACCTCTCCGGAGCGCTCCGACACGATTCTCGTGGCTGACCCCTTCGAAGACTGA
- a CDS encoding CarD family transcriptional regulator: MSTKKISPSRHGFKPLEHVVYPSHGVGQIVAIEEQEIAGHTLELFVISFEKDKMTLRVPVAKITSAGMRKLSEPTVVAKALETLTGRARVKKTMWSRRAQEYEAKINSGDMIAIAEVVRDLYRADTQPEQSYSERQLYESALDRMMREVAAAERLSDIEAQKLIEAQLAKGPRRGGKAEEIEVEAEAEQDEAA, from the coding sequence ATGAGCACCAAGAAGATCTCCCCGAGCCGGCATGGTTTCAAGCCGCTCGAGCACGTCGTCTATCCGTCGCACGGCGTCGGCCAGATCGTCGCGATCGAGGAGCAGGAGATCGCCGGCCATACGCTGGAGCTCTTCGTCATCAGCTTCGAGAAGGACAAGATGACCCTTCGCGTGCCCGTCGCGAAGATCACCAGCGCCGGCATGCGCAAGCTCTCGGAGCCGACGGTCGTCGCCAAGGCGCTCGAGACGCTGACCGGCCGGGCCCGCGTGAAGAAGACCATGTGGAGCCGTCGCGCCCAGGAATACGAAGCGAAGATCAACTCGGGCGACATGATCGCGATCGCCGAGGTGGTCCGCGACCTGTACCGCGCCGACACCCAGCCGGAGCAGTCCTACTCCGAGCGCCAGCTCTATGAATCGGCTCTCGACCGCATGATGCGCGAAGTGGCCGCCGCCGAACGGCTGAGCGACATCGAGGCGCAGAAGCTGATCGAGGCGCAGCTCGCCAAGGGCCCGCGCCGCGGCGGCAAGGCAGAGGAGATCGAGGTCGAAGCCGAGGCCGAACAGGACGAGGCCGCCTGA
- the rpoH gene encoding RNA polymerase sigma factor RpoH, translating to MASAALPILVSDNGLSKYLDEIRKFPMLEPQQEYMLAKRWREHGDRDAAHKLVTSHLRLVAKIAMGYRGYGLPIGEVVSEGNVGLMQAVKRFEPEKGFRLATYAMWWIRASIQEYILRSWSLVKMGTTANQKKLFFNLRKAKSQISALDEGDLRPDQVKQIAVKLGVNEQDVVDMNRRLGGDASLNAPLREDEGSSEWQDWLVDDSDSQESRLVENEELDNRRQALSGALTVLNDRERRIFEARRLADDPLTLEELSSEFGVSRERVRQIEVRAFEKVQDAVRKNVAEIEARA from the coding sequence ATGGCCTCGGCCGCACTCCCAATCCTTGTAAGCGACAACGGTCTCTCGAAGTATCTCGACGAGATCCGCAAGTTTCCGATGCTGGAGCCGCAGCAGGAGTACATGCTCGCCAAACGCTGGCGCGAGCATGGCGACCGCGACGCGGCCCACAAGCTCGTCACCAGCCACCTCCGCCTCGTCGCCAAGATCGCGATGGGCTACCGCGGCTACGGCCTGCCGATCGGCGAGGTCGTGTCCGAGGGCAACGTCGGCCTGATGCAGGCGGTGAAGCGCTTCGAGCCCGAGAAGGGCTTCAGGCTCGCGACCTACGCGATGTGGTGGATCCGCGCCTCGATCCAGGAATACATCCTGCGATCCTGGTCGCTGGTGAAGATGGGCACCACCGCGAACCAGAAGAAGCTGTTCTTCAACCTGCGCAAGGCGAAGAGCCAGATCTCGGCGCTGGACGAGGGCGACCTCCGTCCGGACCAGGTCAAGCAGATCGCGGTCAAGCTCGGCGTCAACGAGCAGGACGTGGTGGACATGAACCGCCGTCTCGGCGGCGACGCCTCGCTCAACGCGCCGTTGCGCGAAGACGAAGGCTCCTCGGAGTGGCAGGACTGGCTGGTCGACGACAGCGACAGCCAGGAGAGCCGCCTCGTGGAGAACGAGGAGCTCGACAACCGCCGCCAGGCGCTCTCGGGCGCGCTGACGGTGCTGAACGACCGTGAGCGCCGCATCTTCGAGGCGCGGCGCCTCGCGGACGATCCGCTGACGCTGGAAGAGCTGTCGAGCGAGTTCGGCGTGTCGCGCGAACGCGTGCGCCAGATCGAGGTGCGCGCCTTCGAAAAGGTGCAGGACGCGGTCCGCAAGAACGTCGCGGAGATCGAGGCGCGGGCTTAA
- a CDS encoding calcium-binding protein, translating into MAVIRGTDNNDTLESGGASPGPNELLGLGGADTLWGAFDGDTLRGGDGEDLLVADDLDRIVVDGGAGDDTILAEAWSGDRVTIDGGDGLDTLLVDTGYYLNSEISNIERIEFSPQGNVYLFGSQFEALDVVFVGARGGYGQLWLVADPDRSSLNASSLRFEGHGGIFQTVLIGRAGSADRIVGSDYDDLILGEGGGDRLIGGLGNDFYSHVGSNDAIVERADGGYDGVFADVDWRLGANIEELGLRDGVAISAIGNALDNVLRGNSNANILVGRGGADTMRGGAGDDVYTVDSSDDVVEEAKGDGIDTVRATADFAFGSGQEIEILRGLGKAGLQLRGNGFDNRIIASNGDDLLRGYNGADWLKGRGGDDTLMGGLGVDTLDGGAGADSFRFAEAPNGEVDVIRTFDASEDRLVLDDRAFTAFTKGATTAADIYEHLLFDARTGEIAYDAESDGGWVVFARIQHLTGILDATSVVIV; encoded by the coding sequence ATGGCGGTGATCCGGGGGACCGACAACAACGACACTCTGGAGAGCGGCGGCGCGTCGCCGGGGCCGAACGAACTGCTGGGCCTCGGCGGCGCCGACACGCTTTGGGGAGCCTTTGACGGCGACACGTTGCGCGGCGGCGACGGCGAAGATTTACTGGTGGCTGATGATCTCGATCGGATCGTCGTGGACGGCGGGGCCGGCGACGACACGATCTTGGCGGAGGCGTGGTCCGGCGACCGGGTCACCATCGACGGCGGCGACGGCCTGGACACGCTGCTCGTCGATACCGGCTATTACCTGAACTCGGAGATCTCGAACATCGAGCGGATCGAGTTCTCGCCGCAGGGAAATGTCTATTTGTTCGGGAGCCAGTTCGAAGCGCTCGATGTGGTTTTTGTTGGGGCGCGGGGCGGCTACGGCCAGCTATGGCTGGTCGCTGATCCTGACCGCTCATCGCTTAACGCCTCCTCCCTACGCTTCGAAGGTCACGGCGGCATTTTCCAGACGGTGCTGATCGGCAGGGCCGGAAGCGCCGATCGTATCGTCGGATCTGATTACGACGACCTCATCCTCGGCGAAGGAGGAGGAGACCGGTTGATCGGCGGACTGGGCAACGACTTCTACAGTCACGTCGGCTCGAACGACGCGATCGTCGAGCGCGCTGATGGCGGCTATGACGGAGTTTTTGCGGACGTTGACTGGCGGCTGGGAGCGAACATCGAAGAGCTCGGGTTGAGGGACGGCGTAGCGATCAGCGCGATCGGCAACGCCCTCGACAACGTCCTCCGGGGGAACTCGAACGCCAACATCCTCGTCGGCCGCGGCGGCGCCGACACCATGCGCGGCGGCGCAGGAGACGACGTCTACACCGTCGACTCGTCCGACGACGTGGTCGAGGAAGCGAAGGGGGACGGGATCGATACGGTTCGGGCGACGGCGGATTTCGCCTTCGGCTCCGGCCAGGAGATCGAGATCCTGCGTGGATTGGGCAAGGCCGGCCTGCAACTGCGCGGGAACGGCTTCGACAACAGGATCATCGCCTCGAACGGTGACGATCTCTTGCGCGGCTACAACGGCGCGGACTGGCTGAAGGGCCGCGGGGGCGACGACACGCTGATGGGCGGCCTGGGGGTCGATACGCTCGACGGCGGCGCAGGTGCTGACTCGTTCCGCTTCGCGGAGGCGCCGAACGGCGAAGTGGACGTCATCCGGACGTTCGACGCGTCCGAAGACCGCCTCGTGCTCGACGACCGAGCCTTCACTGCCTTTACCAAAGGCGCGACGACCGCCGCCGACATCTACGAACACCTGCTGTTCGACGCGCGGACGGGCGAGATCGCCTACGACGCCGAGAGCGACGGCGGCTGGGTCGTGTTTGCGCGGATCCAGCACCTGACCGGCATCCTTGACGCGACAAGCGTCGTCATCGTCTGA
- the fdxA gene encoding ferredoxin FdxA encodes MTYVVTDNCIRCKYTDCVEVCPVDCFYEGENMLVIHPDECIDCGVCEPECPAEAIKPDTEPGLESWIKLNGEYAKSWPNITVKRNPPDDAKEFDGKTNKLEEYFSPEPGQGD; translated from the coding sequence ATGACCTACGTGGTCACCGACAACTGCATCCGCTGCAAATACACGGACTGCGTGGAGGTGTGCCCTGTCGACTGTTTCTATGAAGGCGAGAACATGCTCGTCATTCATCCCGACGAGTGCATCGACTGCGGGGTTTGCGAGCCGGAATGCCCGGCCGAGGCCATCAAGCCGGACACCGAACCGGGGCTGGAAAGCTGGATCAAGCTGAACGGCGAGTACGCCAAGAGCTGGCCGAACATCACCGTCAAGCGTAATCCGCCGGACGACGCCAAGGAGTTCGACGGCAAGACGAACAAGCTCGAGGAGTATTTCTCTCCCGAGCCCGGCCAAGGCGACTGA
- a CDS encoding RluA family pseudouridine synthase, producing the protein MSQSVPEEPAAPGVLSVVAGPDDAGERIDRFLAARLPDLSRARLQALMRQGAVSAGARTLEDPSARVNAGETYVVAAPPPAPAAPQAQAIALSVVFEDDHLIVIDKPAGLVVHPAAGHADGTLVNALLAHCGASLSGVGGVARPGIVHRLDKDTSGLMVVAKHDLAHRALSAQFADHGRTGPLVRSYCAFVWGLPRHPRGVVDAPLGRSERNREKIAIRSDGRFAVTHWETLERFEASEASLVECRLETGRTHQIRVHMASLGHPLMGDAVYGASHRTKASKLDGGARAALLGLGRQALHAAVLGFAHPATGETLLFESALPDDLAALAHALKARPDH; encoded by the coding sequence ATGTCTCAATCCGTTCCTGAAGAGCCGGCGGCCCCCGGCGTGCTGTCGGTCGTCGCCGGCCCGGACGACGCCGGCGAGCGGATCGACCGTTTTCTCGCCGCCCGGCTGCCGGACCTGTCCCGCGCCCGCCTGCAGGCGCTGATGCGCCAGGGAGCCGTCTCGGCGGGCGCGCGGACGCTAGAGGACCCCTCCGCACGGGTCAACGCGGGCGAGACCTATGTGGTGGCCGCGCCGCCGCCGGCGCCCGCCGCGCCGCAGGCGCAGGCGATCGCGCTCAGCGTCGTGTTCGAGGACGATCACCTCATCGTCATCGACAAGCCCGCGGGCCTCGTGGTGCACCCGGCCGCAGGCCACGCGGACGGCACGCTCGTCAACGCCCTGCTCGCCCATTGCGGCGCGAGCCTGTCCGGCGTCGGGGGCGTGGCGCGCCCCGGAATCGTGCACCGGCTCGACAAGGACACCAGCGGGCTGATGGTGGTGGCGAAGCATGACCTCGCCCACCGGGCGCTGAGCGCGCAGTTCGCCGACCACGGCCGCACCGGCCCGCTGGTGCGGTCCTACTGCGCCTTCGTCTGGGGCCTGCCGCGGCATCCCCGCGGCGTGGTGGACGCCCCGCTCGGCCGTAGCGAGCGCAACCGCGAGAAGATCGCGATCCGCAGCGACGGGCGGTTCGCCGTCACCCACTGGGAGACGCTCGAGCGCTTCGAGGCGTCGGAGGCGAGCCTCGTGGAGTGCCGGCTCGAGACCGGGCGCACGCACCAGATCCGCGTGCACATGGCCTCGCTCGGCCACCCGCTGATGGGCGACGCGGTCTATGGCGCGAGCCACCGGACCAAGGCCTCGAAGCTCGACGGCGGCGCCCGCGCCGCGCTGCTCGGGCTTGGCCGGCAGGCGCTGCACGCCGCCGTGCTCGGCTTTGCGCACCCGGCGACCGGCGAGACCCTGTTGTTCGAGAGCGCGCTCCCCGACGACCTCGCGGCCCTCGCGCACGCGCTGAAGGCCCGGCCGGATCATTGA
- a CDS encoding terminase family protein, which translates to MNTTVTIRRAMEDPNLLGATLAGPSWATWRMLLAAAMGERLRDDETESFRALTGRSAPPARAADEVVVVAGRRAGKTRAMAALAVYLAGMRDYTSRLARGERAVVLIIAPDTRQARVLLDYAVGMLEATPVLAQLVAEKTADTLSLTTGIDIKVRAASFRRLRGLTAVAILADEACFWSTEEDGANPDSEILNAVRPMLATTGGPLVIISSPYARRGEVYEMWRAHHGDAGDPAILVAQGASRDFNPSLPEAVVRRAMERDPAAARAEYLGLWRDDVETFVAREAVEACVEAGRRERSPRPGITYLGFVDPSGGGQDSMTLAVAHHDGGRLVLDAVREARPPFSPESVVADFAGLLAQYRVRRIVGDRYAGEWPREAFRRHGVTYDTSERTKSDIYRDLLPRLNSGDVALLDDDRLKNQLSGLERRVARGGRDTIDHGPGGHDDLANAAAGALMLASDAVRRHEVLWGGVGATGGLSLRSLNKKRAWHRGPGVSAVDGGPTPARCPDPKHH; encoded by the coding sequence ATGAACACGACAGTGACCATCCGCCGGGCCATGGAGGACCCCAACCTGCTCGGCGCGACGCTCGCCGGGCCGAGCTGGGCCACGTGGCGGATGCTGCTCGCCGCGGCCATGGGCGAGCGCCTCCGCGACGACGAGACGGAGAGCTTCCGCGCGCTGACCGGACGGTCCGCACCCCCGGCCCGCGCCGCCGACGAGGTGGTCGTCGTGGCCGGCCGGCGAGCCGGGAAGACGCGCGCCATGGCGGCGCTGGCGGTCTACCTCGCCGGGATGCGCGACTACACCTCGCGGCTGGCGCGTGGCGAGCGCGCCGTGGTGCTGATCATCGCGCCCGACACGCGGCAGGCGCGCGTGCTGCTCGACTACGCCGTCGGCATGCTGGAGGCGACGCCGGTGCTGGCCCAGCTGGTAGCCGAGAAGACGGCCGACACCCTCTCGCTGACGACCGGGATCGACATCAAGGTGCGCGCCGCCAGCTTCCGCCGACTGCGCGGACTGACCGCGGTCGCCATCCTCGCCGACGAGGCGTGCTTCTGGAGCACCGAGGAGGACGGGGCCAACCCGGACTCGGAGATCCTGAACGCGGTGCGCCCAATGCTGGCGACGACCGGCGGCCCGCTGGTGATCATCTCGTCGCCCTACGCGCGGCGCGGCGAGGTCTACGAGATGTGGCGCGCCCACCACGGCGACGCTGGCGACCCGGCCATCCTCGTGGCGCAGGGCGCGAGCCGCGACTTCAACCCGAGCCTGCCCGAGGCCGTAGTCCGCCGCGCGATGGAGCGCGACCCGGCGGCGGCGCGCGCCGAGTACCTCGGCCTCTGGCGCGACGACGTGGAGACCTTCGTCGCGAGGGAGGCCGTGGAGGCCTGCGTCGAGGCCGGGCGACGCGAGCGCTCGCCGCGCCCCGGCATCACCTACCTCGGCTTCGTGGACCCGTCCGGCGGCGGCCAGGACAGCATGACGCTCGCCGTCGCCCACCACGACGGCGGCCGGCTCGTGCTCGACGCGGTGAGGGAGGCCCGCCCGCCGTTCTCGCCGGAGAGCGTTGTGGCCGACTTCGCCGGCCTGCTGGCGCAGTACCGCGTGCGGCGCATCGTGGGCGACCGCTACGCGGGCGAGTGGCCACGAGAGGCGTTCCGGCGCCACGGCGTGACCTACGACACGTCCGAGAGGACCAAGTCGGACATCTACCGCGACCTGCTCCCCCGGCTGAACTCGGGCGACGTGGCGCTGCTCGACGACGACCGGCTCAAGAATCAGCTCTCGGGACTGGAGCGGCGCGTCGCCCGCGGCGGCCGAGACACCATCGACCACGGCCCCGGCGGCCACGACGACCTCGCCAACGCGGCGGCCGGCGCGCTGATGCTCGCGAGCGACGCGGTGCGCCGGCACGAGGTCCTGTGGGGCGGCGTCGGCGCGACCGGCGGCCTCAGCCTCAGGTCGCTGAACAAGAAGCGTGCGTGGCACCGCGGGCCGGGGGTGTCCGCCGTCGACGGCGGGCCGACGCCCGCCCGATGCCCCGACCCGAAGCACCACTGA
- a CDS encoding SulP family inorganic anion transporter has product MNLSALKPSLPASLGRDLPASIVVFMVALPLCMGIAVASGVPAELGLVTGVVGGVVVGLIGGSPLQVSGPAAGLAVVVFEIVREHGLEMLGPILLLAGALQIAAGLLGLGKWFKAISPAVVHGMLAGIGVLIVVVQLHVLIDGAPLPNALESLIAIPAAFGDVMRLTTVKGPAALAVGLTTILAMIAWEKLRPANLRLIPGALVGVAAGTALAAALALPIKRVEIPDSILGGLNLTDAAGLAGLMAPGPLLAAVIIAVIASAETMLSAAAVDKMHTGPRTAYDRELSAQGVGNAICGALGALPMTGVIVRSSANVQAGALSRWSAILHGLWILAFVAAIPWALEVVPTAALAGILIVTGWRLVSVQHARGLFRRHGALPAAVWAATLIVVVAVDLLTGVLVGLALAGIEILPHLKRRYLVVRRHETADGGVDMRLAGAATFLQLPQLEKELAAVPEGATVTLRTSRLSYIDHTTSEMIADWAERREGGTRMQVARSAPSHERRLANALPA; this is encoded by the coding sequence ATGAACCTCTCCGCTCTGAAACCGTCCCTCCCCGCCTCGCTCGGCCGGGACCTCCCCGCGTCGATCGTGGTTTTCATGGTCGCCCTGCCGCTCTGCATGGGCATCGCCGTCGCGTCCGGCGTGCCGGCGGAGTTGGGCCTCGTCACCGGCGTCGTCGGCGGCGTGGTCGTGGGGCTGATCGGCGGCTCGCCGCTTCAGGTCAGCGGTCCGGCCGCAGGCCTGGCGGTCGTCGTGTTCGAGATCGTCCGCGAGCATGGCCTCGAGATGCTTGGGCCGATCCTGCTGCTCGCCGGCGCGCTGCAGATCGCCGCCGGCCTGCTCGGCCTCGGCAAATGGTTCAAGGCGATCTCGCCCGCCGTGGTCCACGGCATGCTCGCGGGCATAGGCGTGCTGATCGTGGTCGTCCAGCTTCATGTGCTGATCGACGGCGCGCCGTTGCCGAACGCGCTCGAAAGCCTGATCGCGATCCCCGCGGCCTTCGGCGACGTGATGCGGCTCACCACGGTGAAGGGTCCGGCGGCGCTGGCGGTCGGCCTCACGACCATTCTGGCGATGATCGCCTGGGAGAAGCTCCGCCCGGCGAACCTCAGGCTCATCCCCGGCGCGCTGGTGGGCGTCGCGGCGGGCACGGCGCTGGCCGCGGCTTTGGCGCTGCCGATCAAGCGCGTCGAGATCCCGGACTCGATCCTCGGCGGCCTCAACCTCACCGACGCCGCGGGCCTTGCGGGACTGATGGCGCCCGGGCCGCTGCTTGCGGCCGTCATCATCGCCGTGATCGCCAGCGCCGAAACGATGCTGTCGGCGGCGGCCGTCGACAAGATGCACACTGGCCCGCGCACGGCCTACGACCGCGAGCTCTCCGCGCAGGGCGTCGGCAACGCGATATGCGGCGCGCTGGGCGCCCTGCCGATGACCGGCGTGATCGTACGCTCCTCGGCCAATGTGCAGGCCGGCGCCCTCTCGCGCTGGTCCGCGATCCTGCATGGCCTGTGGATCCTTGCCTTCGTGGCGGCGATCCCGTGGGCGCTGGAGGTGGTGCCGACCGCGGCCCTCGCCGGCATCCTGATCGTCACCGGCTGGCGTCTCGTCAGCGTGCAGCACGCCCGCGGCCTGTTCCGGCGCCACGGCGCCCTGCCCGCCGCGGTGTGGGCCGCGACGCTGATCGTCGTCGTCGCCGTGGACTTGCTCACCGGCGTGCTGGTCGGCCTCGCCCTTGCGGGGATCGAGATCCTGCCGCACCTGAAGCGCCGCTACCTCGTCGTGCGCCGCCACGAGACGGCGGACGGCGGCGTCGACATGCGCCTCGCCGGGGCTGCGACCTTCCTCCAGCTCCCCCAGCTCGAGAAGGAGCTCGCCGCCGTGCCGGAGGGCGCGACCGTCACGCTGCGGACGAGCCGCCTCTCCTACATCGACCACACCACGTCGGAGATGATCGCGGATTGGGCCGAGCGCCGCGAAGGCGGAACGCGGATGCAGGTCGCCCGCTCGGCCCCCAGCCACGAACGGAGGCTGGCGAACGCCCTCCCCGCCTGA
- a CDS encoding RNA polymerase factor sigma-32 — MSQMAGVRRRFVRAAMEAPFLERQEEHDLAVQWKDQKDEQALHRLAAAHMRLVIAIAARFRHYGLPMPDLIQEGHVGLLEAAARFEPEREVRFSTYATWWIRAAIQDHILRNWSIVRGGTSSAQKALFFNLRRLRARLSRTGEAMMPGALHTKIAEAVGVSVKDVAVMDSRLSGPDMSLNAPMVDSDPNSSSERMDFLVDTQPLPDETVGDSIDGERRVRWLRSALTVLNERELKIVRARRLAENAVTLEALGERLGISKERVRQIENRALEKLRRALVEQQPQATAAM, encoded by the coding sequence ATGTCGCAGATGGCCGGAGTTCGCCGCCGCTTCGTTCGGGCCGCCATGGAGGCGCCCTTCCTCGAACGGCAGGAAGAACATGATCTGGCCGTCCAATGGAAAGACCAGAAGGACGAGCAGGCGCTGCACCGTCTCGCCGCCGCCCATATGCGTCTGGTCATCGCGATCGCGGCCCGCTTCCGCCACTACGGCCTTCCGATGCCCGACCTGATCCAGGAAGGCCACGTCGGCCTTCTGGAGGCCGCCGCCCGATTCGAGCCGGAGCGTGAAGTGCGGTTTTCCACCTACGCCACGTGGTGGATCCGTGCGGCGATCCAGGACCACATCCTCCGCAACTGGTCGATCGTTCGCGGCGGCACCAGTTCCGCCCAGAAGGCGCTGTTCTTCAACCTTCGCCGCCTGCGGGCCCGCCTTAGCCGCACCGGCGAGGCGATGATGCCGGGCGCGCTGCACACCAAGATCGCGGAAGCGGTCGGCGTCTCGGTCAAGGACGTCGCGGTGATGGACTCGCGGCTGTCCGGCCCCGACATGTCGCTGAACGCGCCGATGGTCGACAGCGACCCGAACTCGTCGTCCGAGCGCATGGACTTCCTGGTCGACACGCAGCCGCTCCCGGACGAAACGGTGGGCGACTCGATCGACGGCGAGCGCCGCGTGCGCTGGCTGCGATCCGCCCTCACCGTGCTGAACGAGCGCGAGCTGAAGATCGTTCGCGCCCGCCGGCTGGCAGAGAACGCCGTGACGCTGGAGGCGCTGGGCGAGCGGCTCGGAATCTCGAAAGAACGCGTCCGCCAGATCGAGAACCGCGCGCTTGAGAAGCTCCGTCGCGCGCTCGTTGAGCAGCAGCCGCAGGCCACGGCTGCGATGTGA
- a CDS encoding DUF6476 family protein: MTAHGGSNGAPFGDGADEEDPRVQRVYARLRRLTMVGGLTMGVGFLALISVIAYRVVKSTPAPTRFVERALALPEGARVVSTAADAGRILVTVERDGRLSVHVVDAATLTETGRLDLAPGGPSAPPLR, translated from the coding sequence ATGACGGCGCACGGCGGCTCGAACGGAGCCCCTTTCGGTGATGGCGCGGACGAGGAGGATCCCCGCGTCCAGCGGGTCTACGCCCGCCTCCGCAGGCTGACGATGGTCGGCGGCCTGACGATGGGCGTGGGCTTTCTCGCGCTGATCTCGGTGATCGCGTACCGCGTCGTCAAGTCGACGCCTGCCCCGACGAGGTTCGTCGAGCGCGCGCTGGCGCTCCCCGAAGGCGCCCGGGTGGTCTCCACCGCCGCCGACGCCGGCCGCATCCTCGTCACCGTCGAGCGCGACGGCCGCCTCAGCGTCCATGTGGTCGACGCCGCGACGCTGACCGAGACCGGCCGCCTCGACCTCGCCCCCGGCGGCCCCTCCGCGCCCCCGCTGCGCTGA